GAGTAGTGCCACTGGTATATGCTAAGATGTCCCGAGGAAGCAACAGACCAAATCCACATCAATCTGGTAGgaatgctggaagctgccttggacCGTCCATGTAGCACTATTTGtcaccaacactgactggcagcagcagtggctctcctaAGCTCCAAGGATGCTGCATAGGGGACTGTGGCCGAGGGCTGTCAGCAAATTAGCTGCAAGCACAACCCAGCTACGTGACACTGAAGAGGCTAAACCTTCTCATAAAAAGGAATGTGTGACTCACCTGTCTCAACAGACCAGGGTCACACCTCTGGAGTTTTCCAAGTGGCCACAAATTCTTAAATTGCAGGGAAGGTTTTGCTGATCATGGACGTATAGatatagggttggaagggaccctgaggatcatttcgtccagccccctgcaagcaAGAATATGCATCTGTCTctcatggggattgaacctgcagccttggtgttatcagcaccgcattcaaaccaattgagctatccttGGTGGTCAAGGTCTGGAGATGATCCAGACCCGAAAGGGAGGAGTGCAGTTAGCCACCCATAGCAGAGACACGCAGCTTGACCTCAGTAACCCAGGAAGGTCCACCTGGCTTCTCTAAGCACTAGAGGGCTTTCCGCCTAAGAACCAAGAGAGAGAAGCGAGACGATAGCCAACTCCAAGtctctgaagggctgccacatggaagatggagcaagcttgttttctgctgctgctgctgctgctccagaggggaagaTCTGAACCAAAGGATTAAAatggcaaggaaggagattccgactcaacattagGAAGGGCTTTCTGACGGCTGTTTGACCATGGTGGAATGGACGGtttcagaaggtgatggactctccttcgttggagatTTTCAggcagagtttgggtggccacCTGCTAGGGGCtcctgagctgtgattcctgtgctgcagggggttggactagatgacccttgaggatcccttccaactctctgattctatgattctatgagtaagTGTGCCTTGCCCTTCCTAGGAGGCCAACTAGTTTGCTTCTCTGGAGTTCTGAACTCCTTGCCCTGTTTGTGGACTCTTCAACCTGGGCTGCTTCTCCCAGCCCTGCTTTCCCTGGAATCTAGCGTGAGCATAGTGGCTGCTGTGAGCCTGTAAATACAGTATCGAGCACCTGCTGCTTCAGTAACGATCTCTCCTTTACTCTTAAGTAAGAGCCTCTGTCCTCATGGTCTGGGCAGGGAGTGGGAcagcagagagggggggggggagagaggggggagagagaggtggggggagagagagggagctcTCTAACAACCGACACTAAGCAGGTCCAAAAATCACTCAACAACCATTTCAAATAAGCTTGGCACATTATTCTTCCACGACCACTGGTGCCCACTCTGAAACTCTGCCTTTCCTCACCCCCAATAACTCggggggagggaggctgctgCCTTACAGCTTTACAGGGATGATGTTCTGGATATGCTGCTCCAgcgaagcggacacggagcaatggattcaaacttcaagaaagaaggttccacctaaacattaggaagaacttcctgacagtaagagctgttcggcagtggaatttgctgccaaggagtgtggtggagtctccttctttggaggtctttaagcagaggcttgacaggcatatgtcaagaatgctttggtggtgtttcctgcttggcagggggttggactggatggcccttgtggtctcttccaactctatgattctatgattctatatgtccTGAAAGAGGGCAAAGGAATGTCTCTACTGGCACCTTAAAGTCCACCCCATTGCCCTCTCTGTCTTGTGGGGCATTTCCTCTTCCGCAGCACCTGCAGCCACCAAGTCTAGGCTCTCTCCTTCCTAAGAGCATAaggagatcctgctggatcaggccaatggtccccctaggccagcatcctgttctccagcGGCCGGCCAGGTGTctgaatgggaaacccacaagtgggaAGCCCTTAACCCCTGGCCAACACAGGTAAGAGCCATTCCTTGGGCTTCCAGGTTGCTGATGGCAAACCACCTGGCCTGGGCTGTGCTTCTCAGGAAAGATCGGCCCCTGGGTCTGAGCCTGCTCTCTTGAGCCTCCAGCTTCCTGGTTCGCACCAGGGCCAGGGCTGTTACCTGATCCGATTGTGcaatggaaggaggggggagctggGCTCACCTTGTTCTCCAGTCATCGCCCAGGAACCTCTCTTcgccctccccacctccctgcctccctggGCCTCAGCCAGCCACACCTGAGAGAGTTTAAAGCTTGGCCTGCAGCAGCCAGAGACCACAACACCTTCTCTGCGAGCAGCATCACCATGGAGCTCAGGAATAGCAGCTGCCGCCccctcttcatcctcctcctcctcatctccctgGTGGGGCTTCTCACAGCCTCAACTCAGCTGATAGACACACCTGGGCAGAACGTTACAGGTGGGTGTGAGCGGGTGGCAGTCCCTAGGAGAGAAAGGCCAGCACCTCCAGCCTGGTCCAGCTGGACGAAGGACCAGAAGGGCCAAAGCTCAGCGGGGGGGGGGTATCTGCCTTGCAAACAGAAAGACCCACCTTCTCAATCCCTGGTTGCAtttccaggtagaactgggagcTACCTCTACCTGGAATCTTGGAGGCCTGCCGCCAGTCCAGCACCCAACAGCTCTTAgcctcagaaagctcttcctgatatttagtcagaaacTCCTTTCCTATAACTTGAAGTCGTTAGTTCAGATCTTACCttcttaccctctggagcagcagaaaacaagcttgttccatctcccatatcatttagatatttgaagatggctaccatcgaactgtagagctggaagggaccccaagggtcctctagtccaaccccctgcaaggcaggaatcttagcccaagcatccatgacaggtggccatccaacctctgcttcgaagcctccaaggaaggagagtccacaacctcctgagggagacagttCAACAGCCAAACAGCTTTTAAAGCCCCAAAGTTCTTTGTAATGTTTACTTCTCTTTGCCTTTTCCAGTTGCTGCAGAGAAAGGCGGCACATGCCCCAACGTGACAATGGCGACGGCCCATGGAAACTGCACAGAAGAGTGCCAGTCTGATGCCAGCTGTGCGGGGACAGAGAAATGCTGCTGGACG
The genomic region above belongs to Zootoca vivipara chromosome 7, rZooViv1.1, whole genome shotgun sequence and contains:
- the LOC118088858 gene encoding waprin-Phi1-like translates to MELRNSSCRPLFILLLLISLVGLLTASTQLIDTPGQNVTVAAEKGGTCPNVTMATAHGNCTEECQSDASCAGTEKCCWTGCGASCRLPNDKPGFCPPDPPIISLIGVCRDQCREDSDCPMDRKCCMGGCKKWNCVPPRDQDPAAAENPWNT